TTAAAATGATGGTGGTTTGTCCTGTTTGCTCAAGGGCTTTAAGCTGTGCTTCAATTGTGGAATTACACACCTGATTGTCTTCAGCTAATTGATGGTTACCAACATAATACCGCACATCGGCTATTAAGCCCGTTACTCCACGACCAGGAAGGGCTTTAAAATCGGTGACTGAAAGTAATGAATCTGCTGGTTGCTGTTTTTGCCATTGTTTAACAATGGCCTGAGCAATAGGATGCTCCGAGTGCTCATCTAGACTGGCTGCAAGCTGCAGCACATTCACGCCTGGGTCGCTTAGTTGAATCAATTTTGTAACCACGGGCCTGCCTTCAGTAAGGGTTCCTGTTTTATCCAGCGCAATCGCTTTTAAACGATGCCCTTGTTCAAGGTAGGATCCCCCTTTGATAAGAATACCGTGTTTAGCAGCAGCGGCTAAACCACTAACAACTGTCACAGGCGTTGAAATAACTAATGCGCAGGGGCAAGCAATGACGAGCAAGGTCAACGCTTTATAAAGCCACAATGACCATGCACCTCCCCAAAAAACAGGCGGAAGAAAAGCGACCAAAATAGCAATTACAATCATCAGCGGGGTATAGTAATTGGCAAATTGATCAACAAAACGCTGAGTAGGCGCACGCTCTGCTTGGGCCTGCGCAATGGTTTTTCCAATTTTTGCAAGAACGGTATCGCCAGCTACCACAGTAACACTAAATTGAAATGAGCCATGTTCGTTAAGAGTTCCAGCGTAGACTTTATCGCCGACCTCTTTATCAATAGGCATGGATTCACCAGTAATTGGTGCTTGATTGACACTGCTTTTTCCTAGAATGATTTCCCCATCTAAAGGAATCCGCTCACCCGGTTTTACCCAGATTACCTCACCTAATGCAACTTGATTGACGGGCATACTCTGCCAACTACCATCAGCCACTTTAACAGTCGCCACATCGGGCGCAATTTCCATCAATTTTCGAATAGCCTCTCGCGCCTTATCTAATGAATACACTTCAATTCGTTCAGCAAGCGCAAATAAAACGGTCACCATAGCAGCTTCTGGCCACTCGCCAATGAGCACAGCCCCGGTAATGGCTATCAGCATCAAACTACTAATATTCAGTGTTTTGGTGCTAAGGGCTAACCACCCTTTTTTAAGCGTGGTTTTCCCACTTAAGGCCATGGCGATGAGTGCAAGTACGGCAACCCACAGTGATTGTTCATTTGAAAGGCTATAAGCAATTATTTCGGCCATGAGCGCCAAAAACCCTGCAAATCCTATTATCCACCATGAGGGGTGTAAATTTTCTTCTAAGTGCTCTTTCTCCTGTTTTGTTTTTAATGTGGCTTTCATCCCAAGCGCCTCAATCTTTTTCACAAAAGACGCAGGAGTGTTTAAATAATGCTCAATGGTCACTTCTTGAGTGATAAAGTTAAAAATTAAATTTTCCACTTCTGGAATAGATTCTAATTGCCTTCGAATCAGTTTTTCTTCTGAGGGGCAATCTAATCCCGGAACGAATAAGGTTGTTATTGAGCTTTTCATATCATCTTTCCATTGTCATTACACTCTACTTCTTCTGTAAAATGACTAATCATATCTATTAAAATACAACGGACATGCTCATCATCAATCTCATAAAAGATATGTTTTCCTTCTCGTTTTGCACACAATAATCGTGCTGAACGAAGAAGACGCAAATGATGACTAACCAGAGGTACAGAAAGTTGTAATTGAGCTGCTAAGTTGCTAACTGCTTGCGGTTTATCAAGGCAAACTAATAAGAGCTTTAACCGATTTGGTTCGCCCATTAATCGCAAAATATCTGCTATTGTTGCAAGACTATTCTCTGAGGGCAGTTTCATATACTTTAACAGTTAAACAAGTGTTTAAATAAAAAATTAGATAAAATTGTTTGACTTGTCAAGACATACTAAAAATAGGAGTAGGCAATCTCGATAAAAACGAAAAGTTTAATTTAGCTTAAAATTATGACTTTCCGTTCCTTTTGAATCAGCAGGGCTCCTTGTTGACGCCTATCACCTGCTATACCTAGAATTAAAAGAACACTTTTTTAATTTGGCTACTCAATGGATGAGAGAAGACAGTTTTTTAGGATTAAAAACAAAGGAGATATCCTGGCTCGATATGAAACCTATGCTTTAGAGGTTATTGACATTTCTTCTTCGGGTGTGGCAGTAATTAAAGCAAATACTCAGCTTCCAGAAAGTGGAATTATCGAGCTTAATATTCATAATTTTTTACAAAAATTAAATATGAGATCTTAAAGATAGAAAATAACACGATGGTTCTTGTTTTTAAAGACGAAGAAGATATTGGTAAACTTTTTTTAATATTAAAACATCTCAGAGATAATCATAGATAATGATATTGCTCTATTTGTTCTTGTAGCCATTTTTTACATGATGTTTCATTTAGAATACTATAAAAATTTTTGTTTAATGCGCCTCTAAGAATTAAATTTTTAGATACCCGGAGGTCTTGTGATTCATGTTTTGTTAGGAATAATTAATGGATAAAAAGGTTAATCCCAATAGGCTAGGAGTTTCGAGAGAAAAATCACTTTGGTGGGCTCTTTTATTAACGGGTGGTTTTCTGATTGCTGAGGTCATAGGGGGTGTTCTGACTGGCAGTCTTGCATTAATATCAGATGCGGCGCATATGTTAACCGATGTTACCGCGTTAATTATTGCATTAATTGCTATTCGTGTGAGTAAACGCCCTGCTGATGCACGCCGTACCTTTGGTTACTATCGATTTGAAATTTTAGCAGCCGCCTTTAATGCTGCTCTTCTCTTTGTAGTTGCTCTTTATATTATATATGAAGCATATCAGCGCCTAAAACAACCTCCAGAAATTTATTCCATGGGTATGTTAATTATTGCCAGTATTGGTTTAATTGTTAATTTAGCGTCGATGTATTTATTATCGCATGACAAAGATAAAAATTTAAATTTGAAAAGTGCTTATCTTGAGGTCTGGAGTGATATGTTAGGCTCAATAGGGGTTATCATCGCAGCACTTCTAATTCGCTTTACTGGTTGGGGCTGGGTGGACTCAGCTATCGCTGTTTTAATTGGGTTCTGGGTGCTACCCCGCACATGGATACTTCTCAAAGAAACTATCAACATACTTTTAGAAGGGGTACCAGAAGGAGTAGATTTTAATAAAATTAAGTCTCGAATAATGTCTACAAAGGGTGTCTCAGACGTACATGATTTACATATCTGGGCCATAACCAGCGATAAAATTAGTTTGACAGCCCACCTTGTCATTGGCTCAGGGTTTAAAGAGGAGTCGGTCAGGGAGGAGGTTCAGTCATTATTGTTGAGCCAATTTAAAATTTCCCATACTACCTTACAAACGGAATGTACAAAGACACTTTATCTATGCAGTCGAGTTAATAATACAGAATAAAAAGGGGGAAGACAGGATATGTATGCTACTAAGAGTTCCAAATAACTTATTGCACAGGTATCTTGTCTCCTCCCAAAATTTTGTTGCTATTGATTGGCTTTGCTTAAGGCGAGAACGCTTACCCTATCTTTGCGCAATAAAAAGGGGCACGAATTTACAGACAAAACTTATTTTAACAACAATACAGGCTAAAGTTTCATTGCTTAATGAGAAGGAGTATTAACAGTAGGCGCGCTTAACTATTACCAAGGATTTCAGTTTAAAACGGCAACACCTTTAGCAAAAAACGCACCTCCTAGCCAAACCTTAATAGTTAATTTAGAAGGCGACATGATGCGCTGCGTTTGAACAATAAATAAGCAGGCGTGGCCTGAGATTAATCCATTAAAAGTGAATAAATGGGTAGGAATGGTGTTTAACAACAAGACCATGGATGGATTTACATCGTCATGTATTTGAAGTCAATGAAATTGACGGAAAGCCAATTCACAATGGTCTTTTGTATGATATGGTTTTGGTGTTGCCTAACTCCATAGTTCAAGTACAATTTGCTACAGATAATCCAGTGTCATATGCTCTATTGTTAGGAAAGTAGCATGATGATGATTATGAGCTATGTTGCCATGCAACACTCGAAAATACTAAAAGTATAAAAAGATTTAAATAAAAGGAGAGTTAAGTAAAATGAAAAGAATCACTTACGCTATTTTATCCGTTGCATTGCAGGCCTTGATGGGGTGTAGCAATAATGTAGCTTTGCTGCCTGAGGCACAAAAAGTCACTGTTACTCAATCACATGCAGCGATTAAACATTGTAAAAATTTAGGCAAACTAATGGCCTCTGATGTTAATGGTGTGAGCCAAGCTTATCAGTCACATGAACATTTATATCAAGATGAATTGAACATCTTAAAAAATCAGACGGCTCAATTAGGTGGTAATACATTAGTCATTATTAGTGATAAAGCCACTTACGCAGGCAATCCTCAAACACATTTAGTGGATACGCATCGTTTAGAAGGTATCGCTTATCAATGCAGGTGATGAAAGGAAGTAGCTTTTAATGAGAATTAAACAGCGTCATTGTAGCAAACGTTACAAAGGTAATTAGACTTTGGTATTAAGATGCCATTCTTCTCATATTAATAAAAGCGTGATTTATTTTATGAATAAAGGTACTGTGGAAACAAATTTATTTGTACTGACACGTTTATCAAGTCCTTACACGTCTTATGATGGTGATAAAGCTCAAGCTGATTTACCTTTTATTATTTAATGGTTTATTCTGATGATTTTATACTCTCGCTTTTTAGGCGTTGTTTTTGTTTTACTTCTCTCTTTTTCTACTCTAGCGCAGCCACCTAAAACCTTTAGTGAGGCTAAAAAGCAAGCACGAATCGTTTTTGCATTTCAGCGCGAAACGCTCTATTGTAAATGTAAATTTGATGCCCGCTTACAAGTTGATTTAGCAAGCTGTAATATGCAATCAGCAGCCAAAATCAAACGAGCTTATCATGTTGAATATGAACATATGATGCCTGCTGAAAATTTTGGTAATCACTTCCAATGTTGGCGAGAGACCATCTGCATTAAGAAAAATGGTAAGCGCTATAAAGGCAGAAAATGCTGTGAAAGAAGTGATAAACAATTTAGACAAGCAGAAGCTGAGCTTTATAATTTATGGCCTGCTGTAGGCCTTGTTAATGGCGCACGTTCTAACTATCGTTACAGCATGTTAGAAAACCATACCCTCTTTTATAGCTGCCCTATTACGATTGATAAAAAATTACGTCGTGTTGAGCCTGCGGATTTTGCCAAAGGCATTGTGGCACGTGCTAATTTATTTATGGC
The Legionella busanensis genome window above contains:
- a CDS encoding endonuclease, with protein sequence MILYSRFLGVVFVLLLSFSTLAQPPKTFSEAKKQARIVFAFQRETLYCKCKFDARLQVDLASCNMQSAAKIKRAYHVEYEHMMPAENFGNHFQCWRETICIKKNGKRYKGRKCCERSDKQFRQAEAELYNLWPAVGLVNGARSNYRYSMLENHTLFYSCPITIDKKLRRVEPADFAKGIVARANLFMAYKYDITLSEAQRTLFMVWDKQFPPTAQEKWWAQAVTKIEGYTNPYIVNHENY
- a CDS encoding ArsR/SmtB family transcription factor, whose product is MKLPSENSLATIADILRLMGEPNRLKLLLVCLDKPQAVSNLAAQLQLSVPLVSHHLRLLRSARLLCAKREGKHIFYEIDDEHVRCILIDMISHFTEEVECNDNGKMI
- a CDS encoding cation diffusion facilitator family transporter — protein: MDKKVNPNRLGVSREKSLWWALLLTGGFLIAEVIGGVLTGSLALISDAAHMLTDVTALIIALIAIRVSKRPADARRTFGYYRFEILAAAFNAALLFVVALYIIYEAYQRLKQPPEIYSMGMLIIASIGLIVNLASMYLLSHDKDKNLNLKSAYLEVWSDMLGSIGVIIAALLIRFTGWGWVDSAIAVLIGFWVLPRTWILLKETINILLEGVPEGVDFNKIKSRIMSTKGVSDVHDLHIWAITSDKISLTAHLVIGSGFKEESVREEVQSLLLSQFKISHTTLQTECTKTLYLCSRVNNTE
- a CDS encoding heavy metal translocating P-type ATPase, with the translated sequence MKSSITTLFVPGLDCPSEEKLIRRQLESIPEVENLIFNFITQEVTIEHYLNTPASFVKKIEALGMKATLKTKQEKEHLEENLHPSWWIIGFAGFLALMAEIIAYSLSNEQSLWVAVLALIAMALSGKTTLKKGWLALSTKTLNISSLMLIAITGAVLIGEWPEAAMVTVLFALAERIEVYSLDKAREAIRKLMEIAPDVATVKVADGSWQSMPVNQVALGEVIWVKPGERIPLDGEIILGKSSVNQAPITGESMPIDKEVGDKVYAGTLNEHGSFQFSVTVVAGDTVLAKIGKTIAQAQAERAPTQRFVDQFANYYTPLMIVIAILVAFLPPVFWGGAWSLWLYKALTLLVIACPCALVISTPVTVVSGLAAAAKHGILIKGGSYLEQGHRLKAIALDKTGTLTEGRPVVTKLIQLSDPGVNVLQLAASLDEHSEHPIAQAIVKQWQKQQPADSLLSVTDFKALPGRGVTGLIADVRYYVGNHQLAEDNQVCNSTIEAQLKALEQTGQTTIILSNSERVLAIFAVADTLRPTSQLAIKSLHQQGIKTCMLTGDNATTAQAIATEVGIDEVRANVLPADKLKAIDELIKRYGEVGMVGDGINDAPALAKATIGFAMGKGTDIALETADIAIMNDNLVKLPQFIELSRKTATVLFQNISLSIVVKIIFFGLALAGLATLWMAVFADMGASLLVVANGLRLLTFSGK
- a CDS encoding DUF4156 domain-containing protein codes for the protein MKRITYAILSVALQALMGCSNNVALLPEAQKVTVTQSHAAIKHCKNLGKLMASDVNGVSQAYQSHEHLYQDELNILKNQTAQLGGNTLVIISDKATYAGNPQTHLVDTHRLEGIAYQCR